One genomic window of Magnolia sinica isolate HGM2019 chromosome 3, MsV1, whole genome shotgun sequence includes the following:
- the LOC131239978 gene encoding polyol transporter 5-like, whose translation MEKNIASDASMAPTKIERPRWNKYAFACTMLASMASILLGHDFSVMSGAALFIKDDLKLSDTKIEILMGILNFYSVVGSTLAGRTSDWIGRRYTLIFAAVIFFVGALVMGLAPNYAVLMFGRFVAGVGVGYALMIAPVYTAEVAPASCRGFLTSFPEVFINVGLLIGYISNFAFAKLPEHISWRLMLGAGAVPPIFLAVGALAMPESPRWLVMQGRLGEARRVLAKTSDSEKESEIRLSEIKEAAGIPEHCTDDVVQVSKRNHGEGVWKELLIRPKPSVRRILIAAVGIHFLQQASGINIVALYSPRIFEKAGIKTRNGLLGATVAVGFTKTIFILVATFLLDKIGRRPLLLSSLIGMIISLLGLGFGLTMINQYPEKKLIWAIGLSIATVLSFVASFSIGLGPLAWVYGPEILPLKLRAQGMSLAVAANCIMSGVTTMTFLSLSKAITIGRTFFLFAGVAMLSWIFFYTFLPETRGRTLEEMESLFVKPKDKKERDNPHVELGNGRGTINGHDQP comes from the exons ATGGAAAAAAACATAGCTTCTGATGCTTCCATGGCGCCAACGAAGATAGAGAGGCCTCGATGGAACAAATACGCATTTGCATGCACCATGTTAGCCTCCATGGCCTCAATTCTCTTGGGTCATG atttttCGGTAATGAGTGGAGCTGCACTGTTCATCAAGGATGATCTTAAGCTAAGCGATACCAAGATAGAAATACTGATGGGAATTCTCAATTTCTACTCTGTGGTCGGGTCCACCCTTGCCGGAAGAACATCTGATTGGATTGGCCGGCGATATACACTCATCTTTGCCGCCGTGATCTTCTTTGTGGGCGCATTGGTGATGGGCCTTGCACCTAACTATGCAGTCCTCATGTTCGGAAGGTTTGTGGCTGGTGTGGGTGTGGGCTATGCTTTGATGATTGCACCGGTCTACACTGCTGAGGTTGCACCCGCCTCATGTCGAGGCTTCCTCACCTCCTTCCCGGAAGTCTTCATCAATGTAGGACTCTTGATTGGATACATATCAAATTTTGCCTTTGCCAAGCTCCCAGAACACATCAGTTGGAGATTGATGCTTGGGGCTGGAGCAGTGCCACCGATCTTCTTAGCCGTTGGAGCTCTTGCCATGCCAGAATCACCACGATGGTTGGTCATGCAAGGCCGGCTTGGTGAAGCGAGACGGGTTCTGGCTAAGACCTCCGATAGTGAGAAAGAGTCTGAGATCCGACTCTCAGAGATCAAGGAAGCAGCCGGAATCCCAGAGCATTGCACCGATGACGTCGTCCAAGTGTCCAAGCGTAATCACGGGGAAGGTGTGTGGAAGGAGCTGTTGATTAGGCCAAAACCATCCGTCCGTCGGATCCTAATCGCGGCAGTTGGGATCCATTTCTTACAACAAGCTTCCGGCATCAATATCGTGGCCCTCTACAGCCCTAGAATATTTGAGAAGGCTGGAATTAAGACAAGGAATGGCCTTCTAGGAGCAACTGTAGCCGTTGGATTTACCAAAACTATCTTCATCTTGGTTGCAACATTCCTTCTGGACAAGATCGGAAGGCGACCACTCCTACTGAGTAGTTTAATTGGTATGATCATTTCACtcttaggattagggtttgggttGACAATGATCAATCAATATCCTGAGAAGAAGCTCATCTGGGCGATCGGCCTCTCCATTGCGACAGTCCTATCTTTCGTGGCATCCTTCTCAATCGGGCTGGGCCCGCTTGCATGGGTGTATGGCCCAGAGATCTTACCGCTGAAGCTGCGAGCTCAGGGCATGAGCTTGGCGGTGGCGGCGAACTGTATAATGAGTGGGGTGACCACAATGACATTTCTATCACTGTCCAAAGCCATCACAATAGGTAGGACCTTCTTCCTGTTTGCTGGAGTGGCGATGTTGTCATGGATCTTCTTCTACACCTTCTTGCCGGAGACTCGAGGCAGAACCCTAGAAGAGATGGAGAGCCTCTTTGTTAAGCCTAAGGACAAGAAGGAGCGAGACAATCCCCATGTTGAGTTAGGGAATGGTAGAGGAACAATCAACGGTCATGATCAGCCGTGA
- the LOC131238911 gene encoding uncharacterized protein LOC131238911 encodes MCRALQARLAATEAERGVPRVKETSAGSRGECEGNDKATGVLNGPWSCCRCIADCLKFLKEIPSAATNDASANPFQHSSSVMNLYLETSSTLLKVLQAHSGQLISHQLSKELRRLQASSVHANSRLQNGRATDS; translated from the exons ATGTGCCGAGCTCTCCAAGCCCGACTGGCTGCTACAGAGGCAGAAAGG GGTGTTCCAAGAGTCAAAGAAACTTCAGCAGGAAGCAGAGGAGAATGCGAAGGTAATGATAAAG CTACGGGAGTTCTTAATGGACCGTGGTCGTGTTGTCGATGTATTGCA GATTGCCttaagttcttaaaagaaatacCTTCTGCAGCAACAAATGATGCATCTGCCAATCCTTTCCAACATTCCAGCTCTGTCATGAATCTTTATCTAGAGACAAGTTCTACTCTTTTAAAG GTCCTTCAAGCCCATTCTGGCCAGCTCATCTCCCACCAACTTTCTAAGGAATTGAGAAGGTTGCAGGCATCATCTGTGCATGCTAATTCAAGACTGCAAAATGGTAGAGCTACAGATTCATGA
- the LOC131238912 gene encoding uncharacterized protein At2g34460, chloroplastic-like, with amino-acid sequence MRSSASCKIEGSGQVHMVFQLVLATDALLQPEFGTKVTPNYTNLFTLSTIVDNFGTVNLVDACQKIGVNRFILISSILMNGATMGQILNPAYIILNVFGLTLIPIRRSGINYTIVTPGGLKNDPPSGNIVMEFEYTLYEGSISRVQVAEVSVEALLYPESHYKVVEMVSRTEAPKRSFEDLFGAIRQE; translated from the exons ATGAG GTCAAGTGCATCATGCAAGATTGAAGGGTCAGGTCAGGTGCATATGGTATTCCAATTGGTTTTAGCTACAGATGCTCTTCTTCAACCCGAATTTGGCACTAAAG TTACTCCTAATTACACTAATCTGTTTACTCTCAGCACAATT GTTGATAATTTTGGCACGGTGAACCTTGTGGATGCATGCCAAAAAATCGGGGTGAATAGGTTCATTCTTATCAGTTCAATTCTTATGAATGGAGCTACAATGGGCCAAATCCTTAATCCGGCTTACATCATTCTAAATGTGTTCGGGCTCACATTGATACCAATCAGGAGATCTGGTATAAACTACACAATTGTTACGCCTGGGGGCCTAAAAAATGACCCGCCTAGCGGAAATATAGTCATGGAGTTTGAG TATACTCTTTACGAAGGTTCTATATCCAGAGTTCAGGTTGCAGAAGTTTCTGTTGAGGCATTGCTGTACCCAGAGTCTCATTACAAAGTGGTGGAGATGGTTTCTCGTACTGAAGCTCCTAAACGTTCATTTGAGGACCTATTTGGTGCTATTAGGCAAGAGTAG